The genomic window CCGCCTGCGGACCTTTCTCACCGCCTTCGGCGTCTTCTGGGGCATCTTCCTGCTCGTTCTCCTCCTGGGCTCCGGCAACGGCTTGAAGAACGGCATGGACGCCGGCTTCTCGGGCGCCGCGACCAACAGCTTCTTCGCCTGGGGGATGCGTACCAGCAAGCCGTTCGCGGGCCTCCCTGCCGGGCGCTCGATCGAGTTCACCAACGCCGACATCGAAGAGCTCCGCCGCCAGGTGCCGGAGGCCAAAGTCATCGCGCCGCGCCTCCAGCTGGGCGGCCACCGCGGCGGCGCGACCGCGACCCGCGGCATCCAGACGGGCTCCTACAGCATCATGGGCGACATGCCCGAGATCCAGACCATCCAGTCGCTCGTCGTGCCGCGCGGCCGTTTCCTCAATCACCTGGACATCGAGGAGAAGCGCAAGGTTGCGGTCATCGGCTCCCGCGTTCACGAGGTGCTCTTCGAGCCCGAAGAGGACCCTCTCGGCCAGGGCATCCGGATCAACGGCGTCGAGTTCCAGGTCGTCGGCCTCTTCCGCTCCCGCCAGAGCGGCAACGACGGCGATCGCGACGCCGAGACGATCTTCGTGCCGTTCTCGACCTACCAGCAGGCGTTCAACGCCGCCAACCGGGTCCACTGGATGGCGGTGACCTCGGTCGATGGCGTCAAGGCCTCGGTGGTCGAGAAGAAGGTCCTCGACATTCTCCGCGCGCGTCACAAGGTCTCGCCGGAGGACAACCGCGGCATCGGACACTGGAACCTCGAAGAGGAGTACGAGAAGATCCAGGGCCTCTTCACCGGCATCAAGCTCCTGATGTGGATCGTCGGCGTGGGGACCCTCGCCGCCGGCGCCATCGGGGTCTCGAACATCATGCTGATCATCGTCCGCGAGCGCACCAAGGAGTTGGGGATCCGGCGCGCGATCGGCGCGACGCCGTGGAAGGTGCAGGGGCAGATCGTCTTCGAGGCGGTGCTCCTCACCTTGGGCTCGGGGCTCCTCGGGCTCTCGGCCGGCGTCGGGCTCCTCGAGCTCGTCAATCGCCTGCTGCCGCCGGCGGTGCCGGGCGGCGAGCCGCAGATGTTCCAGAACCCGGGCGTGACGCTTGAGGCGGCGGTCCTGGCGCTCGCCGTGCTGGTCGCCTCGGGCGTCCTCGCCGGCCTCGCACCGGCGCGCCGGGCGGTCGCCATCACGCCGATGGAAGCCCTGCGCAGTTGAAGCGGCCGCAGGCCGGAATCGAGTCGCAACAGTTTTCGCACAGATGGATGCAGTTTCTTTCGCAGGAGTTGGAGAGCGCGTGATGAAGAAGGTTCTCGGAGTTCTGGCGGCGTTCCTGTTCGCGGCGGTCGTCATCGCGACCGGCGTTTTCCTTTGGAAGAAGTCGCAGACCCGGCCGATCGTCTACCAGACG from Thermoanaerobaculia bacterium includes these protein-coding regions:
- a CDS encoding ABC transporter permease, with the translated sequence MFDLDHLQEIWTALSKNRLRTFLTAFGVFWGIFLLVLLLGSGNGLKNGMDAGFSGAATNSFFAWGMRTSKPFAGLPAGRSIEFTNADIEELRRQVPEAKVIAPRLQLGGHRGGATATRGIQTGSYSIMGDMPEIQTIQSLVVPRGRFLNHLDIEEKRKVAVIGSRVHEVLFEPEEDPLGQGIRINGVEFQVVGLFRSRQSGNDGDRDAETIFVPFSTYQQAFNAANRVHWMAVTSVDGVKASVVEKKVLDILRARHKVSPEDNRGIGHWNLEEEYEKIQGLFTGIKLLMWIVGVGTLAAGAIGVSNIMLIIVRERTKELGIRRAIGATPWKVQGQIVFEAVLLTLGSGLLGLSAGVGLLELVNRLLPPAVPGGEPQMFQNPGVTLEAAVLALAVLVASGVLAGLAPARRAVAITPMEALRS